The window ATAGTCAAGTACATTCACTTGGAGAGAAGCTCAATGGCCTTATTCACGGTATCCTCAATTATTCTCATGTAGGCTATCATATCATTAGCAGTTAATTTGGATTCATGAAAACCCCAAACATGTAATGCATAGGCAGTGGCCCAACCCACGGCTACCCAATCACCCAGCATTAAGGCTAATGTATTACTAACCCTCTGCAGTAAATAAGTGAACCACCTACCAGCCTTAATGGCCTCTGAGTACTCAGGTGTATTGTACTTCTCAGCGAGTGCCTTAATAACCTCTTCAACAGCCTTATACGCCTTCTCACTGGCCTGAACCGCATCATTTCTCTGCAGGTAGTCTTTACTTTCACTTAGGTACTTCTTAGCCAGCTCAATCCTTATCTTAATACCACTTGATGGATCACTTCTATCAATAGCATTCACTAATATGTCAACAACATCTAAACCCCTCTTTTCAGCTTCCCTAAGAATCTCCACAGGTACCTCCATGTGATTATTATTAATGCCTAAAATATATTAATTTCTCTAGAAGGCTTAACCTATTAGTTAACTAAATGTGGTGTAGATGCCCGATAAAGCTTATATGGTTCCTAGGTTTGCTTGGCTTATGGTTAAGTATACTTGTGGGGATGCTTTAATGGCTGGTGTTCCCCTTGGTGGTATTGGTGCTGGTGGTGTTGAGTTGGATAATAATGGTATGCTTATTAATGCTAGGTTTGCTAATAATTGGAATAGGCCCATTAGGGTTCTTGAGGGTTTTCACATTATTATTAAACCACGTGGCTTAGAGCCGATTATCATGCATTGTTCAGCATCATCGCTACCCACATTAAGTAAGTACACCGTTAACTTATCCCTTGAGGGTCGTTGGCCCTTTGCTTGGCTTAGGGCTAGTAGGAATGGTGTTGATGTTGAGGTTGAGGCCTTCACACCAATAATACCCGGAAACCTAAAGGACTCAACACTACCAGCACTCGCAATAACAGTAAAGGTGAGGGGTAGTGGGGATGGTTTAGTGGCCGTTTCAATGCCTAATGTGGTTGGTTCAACAACAATAGGTAGGGTTAATGAGGCTGTTCATGGTGGTGTTAGGTTTAGGAACCTTAAGGCTAACCAATACGACCCATTCAATGGTGAATTAACCTTAATTACTGATAATCCAAGGTATGTGATTACTCAATACAATTTAATTAACATTAGGGATACCATTAGGTTGAATAAATTCATTGAGAATGAGGAACCTTGGCAAGCAATTATTAGCAGTAAGGAGTATGGTGGTGATGTAGGTGAGGCCATGGGTGAAGCCTATAGGCCAGCTGGTCTAGTCGCATCCGAGTATGGCAAAGATAGTGAAGTTAGGTTTGTTGTTTCATGGTTCTTCAATAACCCATGGTTGCACTACCCATATAGGCACTACTACGCTAACCACTTCTCAAGCTCCCTGGAGGTTGCTGAGTATTTCCTCTCTAGTTTCGATAGGCTTAGGTCAAGTACACTTGACTGGCAGAGTAGGTTGATTGACCCATCACTGCCCGATTGGCTTAAGGACGCTATAATAAATAGTGCATATATACTGTCATCCAGCACTTGGCTTGATGAGAGGGGTAGGTTCACCCTATTTGAGGCCCCTGAAAACGGACCAATGCTAGGTACGATAGCTGGTGCATGCTATGAGACAGGCTCACTACCAGTAGTCCTAATGTTCCCGGAGCTCGAAAAATCATTCCTAAAACAGTTAACTAATGCAATTAGGGATGATGGCTATGTTCCACATGATTTAGGCCCATACTACAGTCTCGACATGCCCTCTGATGGAACCACGGCGCCGCCTAGGTGGAAGGACACTAACCCAACGTACATTCTATTGGTCTACAGGTACTTCGTGAGGACTGGTGATGTTGAATTCCTGAGGGAAACCTACCCTAAGCTACTTAAGGTTCTTGAGTGGGAACTTAGCCAAGACAAGGATGGAGACGGCGTACCTGAATGCGAGGGTACAGGTGATACTGGCTTTGATGTGACACCGATAACCAGCTTATCAAGCTACATTGCCTCGCTTCAAGTCGCATCATTAATGGCTATGGTTAAGATTGCTGAGGTGCTTGGGGACTCAGCCACGGTCAGCAGGATTAGTGGTATTCTTGAAAGGGCTAGGAGGGTGCTTAACGGGTTATTCAATGGTAAAGTGTTCATACCCTGGACTGGTGAGCCTAAAGCCGCTAACGCATCCTTCCTAGCCCAGATTTGGGGTGAATGGTGGAGTATGCTGCTTGACCTAGGCCACGTGGCTGATGAGGATAAGGTTAAGAGGGCTCTTGAATCAATGCTAAGCATTAATGCAAGTGTCTCAGAATGCCACACACCAAACATGGCTGGGGAGCACGGTGAGTGGGAGAAGTATAGTCAATTAACCGCATCGTGGCCAAGGCTAGTATTCGCAGTGAGCTCACTGGGCTACGCATTAGGCTACGGTAAGTGGCTTGAGGCGGCTAAGAAGGAGTGGGATACTTTAGTTAAACTAGGCCTAACGTGGAACCAACCATCAAGAATAGAGGCAAGCTGCAAACCAGAACAAGGATACCTGGATCACTACATTGGCAGTGCATCACCATGGTCATTCACATATAAGTATGCATTAAGTAAAGTAAGTATGTAAGTGAAGTTACTCGGATTCTATGAAGTATGATTCGTAATCAGTGTTGAAGTATTTATCTATGTACTCTTTACTAAGGTACCTGTATTGGGATTCATGCTTCCTCATGCATTCATGCTTTACCTGCCTATATTGGGAAATATTAAACGTAATCACCCTGCTCTTATCCTTAACTAGCCTATATAGTACTAGTTTAAGTAGTACATCTAGCCTCCTATTCCTCCTAAACCTCTCAAGGTTAGGTTCATAGTTAAGGTATGAATACTCCTTAACCTTAATGCCCAATTCCTTAAGCGCCCTAATAGTTATAACGCCAGCCGCCCAATGATCCATGTGAACCTCGAAGACTGAGGGGTGAACAACCTCATCAGGCTTAATCCTACTGATTATGTTAATTATCCTAGGTACCGCCTCATCAATGTGCGAACTTAATTCCCCATCAGGATAGTTCAGGAAGAATGCGTGATTAGTGGGTATGCCAAGTACCTTTAATGCTTCCTCAGCCTCCATAATTCTCCTCCTAGCAAGTTCCTCGCCCCTCTCCTCAGGCTTAGGTGACCCTAGCCTTCCATCAGTCATGTAAACCACGTAGACGTTATAACCCTCACTAACCCTCATAGCCAGTAAGCCACCACCATTATCACATTCATCATCTGGGTGAGGTGCAATGTACAGTAGCGTTGGCATTACTGAATGCACTGTACTGTATTATTTAAAGGAATACACTTGGTTACTAGGCTGCTTGATTTATGCGGGGACAAAAACTTATTAACAGGGCTCATTAACTTACCCTTAGGTAATCATGACTGAGAATTACAGGGCACCAATAGTGGTTGTGGTCGGCCACGTGGACGTGGGGAAGACCCTACTGTTGGATAAGATTAGGAACACAATGGTTGCATATAGGGAGCCAGGTATGATTACTCAACACATTGGCTTATCCTACCTGCCTTGGCCTATTATTGAGAAGTACGCGGCCCCTGTTATTGAGAGGTATAGGTTGAAGGGTAAGGTTTGGGTTAAGGGCTTCCTAATGGTTGACACCCCAGGTCACGCCGCCTTCTCAAACCTTAGGCGTAGGGGTGGTTCAGTGGCTGACTTAGCCATACTTGTAATTGACTTAACTAGGGGTTTCGAGGAGCAGACTTATGAGAGCCTAATACTGCTTAAGAGTAGGAACATACCCTTTGTTGTTGCGGCTAATAAGGTTGATAGGATATATGGGTGGAAGCCCATGCCTAATGCCTCAATACTGGATTCCTACAATGCCCAGGATGAGGATACTCAAGGTAGGCTTGAGGAGGCTTTAGTTAGGATCATTGAGGACTTCAATAGGCAGGGTTTCGAGGCTGAGAGGTTCGATAGGATAACAGACTTCAATAGGCAAGTACCCATAGTGCCAACTAGCGCAGTCACTGGGGAGGGTATACCGGACCTCCTAGTTTTAATGGCTGGTTTAACCCAAAGGCTGGTTAAGGATAGGTTAAGGCTCATGGGTGGTCCAGGTAAGGGTGTAGTTATGGAGGTTAAGGAGGAGAAGGGGCTTGGCACCACCATGGATGTTGTACTGTATGATGGTGTAATGAGGAAGGGGGACACTATAGTTGCAATGGGTCTTAATGGTCCTGTGGTGACTAAGGTCAGGATGATGGTGATGCCTAAGCCGCTTGATGAAATGAGGGATCCGGAGGATAGGTATATGCATGTTAATGAGGTTGAAGCCGCAGCTGGTGTTAAGGTGGTTGCTGATGGGTTAGATGAAGTGGTTCCTGGTTCATCAGTGTACGTAGTGCAGGGTGACCCTAAGCCGTACATTGATGAGGTTATTAAAGACGCCGCGTCAATTAGGATTGAGACGGATCAGGTGGGTGTAATAGCTAAGGCAGATACTTTAGGTACGCTTGAGGCTATGGTGCTTTACCTCAGGTCTCAGGGAATACCCGTTAGGAAGGCTGATATTGGTTCAGTAACAAGGAGAGACATAATAGATGCCTCAGTGGTTAGGAGGAAGAATCCGCTCTATGGTGTTGTACTGGCTTTTAACGTTAAGGTTCCTAAGGAGGTTGAGGAGGAGGCTAAGGTCCAGTTAGTTACCGTATTTCAAAACAACATACTGTATAGGCTTGTTGAGGAGTTCACCAGGTGGTTCAATGAGGAGAAGAGTAGGCTAATTGAAAGTGAGCTAAGTAAGTACGTTAGGCCAGGTAAGATAGCTGTAATACCTGGTTACGTGTTTAGGAGAAGTGACCCAGCAATAGTGGGTGTTGAAGTGCTGGGTGGTGTAATTAAACCAGGCTATAGGCTAGTTAAGGCTAATGGGAAGGAGGTGGGTGTTATAATGCAGATTCAGGACAAGGGTAAGCCAATTCAAGTGGCTAAGAAGGGTATGAGTGTGGCGATTTCAATTGAGGGTAACGTGATTGTTGGTAGGCATATTAAGGAGGGTGACGTACTCTACGTTAACGTACCCCTTGAGCACGCTGTCAAATTAATCATGCAGTACAAGGAACACTTAAGCAGTGATGAGGTTGAGGTCCTTGAGGAATTCATGAAGCTTAGGAGCACTTGGAAAGCATCAGCACAGTAAGTACCCCCAGTCACCTCTTTGCGTATAGCCAGCATGCCACGTATATGCCCTTCTTAACCTCAATCATGGGCGGCTCCTCCCTACGGCAAATATCCATTGCGAATGGGCACCTTGGGTGGAATCTACAACCACTAGGTGGATTAACTAGGTTAGGTGGCTCACCTGCAACAACCTTCCTTTCACTAAACCTATTCTTAGGATCTGGGTCTGGTATTGCTTCAATTAATGCCTGGGTGTAGGGGTGATGCGGCTCCTTTATCACGTCTCTGTATGGTCCTATTTCAGCCATTTTACCGGCGTACATTACCAGTATCTTATCACTGAAGTACTTGGCTGTGGAAATATCGTGAGTAATGTAGGCAAAGGCAATCCCATCCCTCACCTGAATACTCTTAAGTATTGTAAGAATCTCTACCCTAACGGAGGCGTCAAGCATTGATACGGGCTCATCAGCAACAATAAAATCAGGCCTAGTAACAATAGCCCTAGCAATAGAAACCCTCTGCCTCTGGCCGCCGGATAATTGGTGGGGATACTTGTAAAGGTAATCATCAACCGGGGTTAACTTAACCTCCTCAAGAGCCTTACGAACCATTTCATCCCTTTCCCCAGAGTCAACACCATTAATTATCAAGGGCTCCTCAACTATGAATTTAACATTATGGTAAGGGTTAAGGCTTGAGAAGGGGTCTTGGAGGACAATAGCGGTCCTTCTCCTAAACCAAAGCAGGTTGCGGTCATCCTCATGAGTGATGTCCTTACCATCAAAGATTAATTCACCCCCAGTTGGCTTAAGGAGCCTAATGAGGACTCTACCTAACGTTGTCTTACCACTCCCTGACTCGCCAACTATTGCCATTGTTTCACCATGATCAATACTAATGCTTACATCATCAACAGCCTTAACGTATCTGGGTTTTGAGAATAAGCCAGGACGTATGGTGTACCACATTCTCAGTCTATGGGCTACCACAAGCTGCCTACCATTAATCCACGGTGTATCCGAGAAGTCAGGCATTGTTTCACCGCGGCGTTAACTTAACCATAATGGGTATTTAAGTATTTAACCCCATTAAGAGTACTTAATTCCGATGAGGCTTTATCTTAATTCTTTCCTGGAATTAATTGTATAAAATATTATTTCCAATGGAATTTCCGTCACTAATCCTGCTTAAATAACTAATACCCTAAGGATGCGGTTGATTTAGTTATTGCTGAATTTAACCAGCTGGTTTCATGATTACATAATTTAAGTATATTGATGCGATTGCGTTCACTAAGTTTTAATCAAAGAAAATGATGCTTAATTCTTGGTTGACTGCTTGGGTTAAATGAAACAAAGGGTTAAAGTGCGATTCTGAGTTAAGGGAGTATTGGATTTAGCTTTTGCATAACGTTTATAAATACCTTAGGGTAATGAGACATGTCTTGAGGGTGTTGATAGAATGGCGCTTAGACCTGATATAGAGGAGAAGATTATTAAGATGCTGCCTGAGGAGGCTAAGGTAACGAGAATTGAGTTCGAGGGTCCTCACGTAACAGTGTATTCCCTTAACCCAGGCTACATCATGAATAATAGTGAGTTAATTAAAATGCTTGCGAAGGAGCTTAAGAAGCACATTATAATTAAGGGTGATGAGAAGGCTAGGGCGCCTAAGGATGAGGTTGAGAAGGTTATTAGGAAAATGATAACTGATGGTGGTAATGAGGTTGATAAAGTCTACTTTAATGATCAATTAGGGGACGTTTACGTGTACCTTAGGAAGCCTCAAGTCATTAAGGGGCTTGATAAGGCTATATTGTCTCAAACAGGTTGGAGAC is drawn from Caldivirga sp. and contains these coding sequences:
- a CDS encoding PaREP1 family protein, producing MEVPVEILREAEKRGLDVVDILVNAIDRSDPSSGIKIRIELAKKYLSESKDYLQRNDAVQASEKAYKAVEEVIKALAEKYNTPEYSEAIKAGRWFTYLLQRVSNTLALMLGDWVAVGWATAYALHVWGFHESKLTANDMIAYMRIIEDTVNKAIELLSK
- a CDS encoding GH116 family glycosyl hydrolase, coding for MVKYTCGDALMAGVPLGGIGAGGVELDNNGMLINARFANNWNRPIRVLEGFHIIIKPRGLEPIIMHCSASSLPTLSKYTVNLSLEGRWPFAWLRASRNGVDVEVEAFTPIIPGNLKDSTLPALAITVKVRGSGDGLVAVSMPNVVGSTTIGRVNEAVHGGVRFRNLKANQYDPFNGELTLITDNPRYVITQYNLINIRDTIRLNKFIENEEPWQAIISSKEYGGDVGEAMGEAYRPAGLVASEYGKDSEVRFVVSWFFNNPWLHYPYRHYYANHFSSSLEVAEYFLSSFDRLRSSTLDWQSRLIDPSLPDWLKDAIINSAYILSSSTWLDERGRFTLFEAPENGPMLGTIAGACYETGSLPVVLMFPELEKSFLKQLTNAIRDDGYVPHDLGPYYSLDMPSDGTTAPPRWKDTNPTYILLVYRYFVRTGDVEFLRETYPKLLKVLEWELSQDKDGDGVPECEGTGDTGFDVTPITSLSSYIASLQVASLMAMVKIAEVLGDSATVSRISGILERARRVLNGLFNGKVFIPWTGEPKAANASFLAQIWGEWWSMLLDLGHVADEDKVKRALESMLSINASVSECHTPNMAGEHGEWEKYSQLTASWPRLVFAVSSLGYALGYGKWLEAAKKEWDTLVKLGLTWNQPSRIEASCKPEQGYLDHYIGSASPWSFTYKYALSKVSM
- a CDS encoding PIG-L family deacetylase; protein product: MPTLLYIAPHPDDECDNGGGLLAMRVSEGYNVYVVYMTDGRLGSPKPEERGEELARRRIMEAEEALKVLGIPTNHAFFLNYPDGELSSHIDEAVPRIINIISRIKPDEVVHPSVFEVHMDHWAAGVITIRALKELGIKVKEYSYLNYEPNLERFRRNRRLDVLLKLVLYRLVKDKSRVITFNISQYRQVKHECMRKHESQYRYLSKEYIDKYFNTDYESYFIESE
- the infB gene encoding translation initiation factor IF-2 yields the protein MTENYRAPIVVVVGHVDVGKTLLLDKIRNTMVAYREPGMITQHIGLSYLPWPIIEKYAAPVIERYRLKGKVWVKGFLMVDTPGHAAFSNLRRRGGSVADLAILVIDLTRGFEEQTYESLILLKSRNIPFVVAANKVDRIYGWKPMPNASILDSYNAQDEDTQGRLEEALVRIIEDFNRQGFEAERFDRITDFNRQVPIVPTSAVTGEGIPDLLVLMAGLTQRLVKDRLRLMGGPGKGVVMEVKEEKGLGTTMDVVLYDGVMRKGDTIVAMGLNGPVVTKVRMMVMPKPLDEMRDPEDRYMHVNEVEAAAGVKVVADGLDEVVPGSSVYVVQGDPKPYIDEVIKDAASIRIETDQVGVIAKADTLGTLEAMVLYLRSQGIPVRKADIGSVTRRDIIDASVVRRKNPLYGVVLAFNVKVPKEVEEEAKVQLVTVFQNNILYRLVEEFTRWFNEEKSRLIESELSKYVRPGKIAVIPGYVFRRSDPAIVGVEVLGGVIKPGYRLVKANGKEVGVIMQIQDKGKPIQVAKKGMSVAISIEGNVIVGRHIKEGDVLYVNVPLEHAVKLIMQYKEHLSSDEVEVLEEFMKLRSTWKASAQ
- a CDS encoding ABC transporter ATP-binding protein; translation: MPDFSDTPWINGRQLVVAHRLRMWYTIRPGLFSKPRYVKAVDDVSISIDHGETMAIVGESGSGKTTLGRVLIRLLKPTGGELIFDGKDITHEDDRNLLWFRRRTAIVLQDPFSSLNPYHNVKFIVEEPLIINGVDSGERDEMVRKALEEVKLTPVDDYLYKYPHQLSGGQRQRVSIARAIVTRPDFIVADEPVSMLDASVRVEILTILKSIQVRDGIAFAYITHDISTAKYFSDKILVMYAGKMAEIGPYRDVIKEPHHPYTQALIEAIPDPDPKNRFSERKVVAGEPPNLVNPPSGCRFHPRCPFAMDICRREEPPMIEVKKGIYVACWLYAKR